In one window of Acetonema longum DSM 6540 DNA:
- a CDS encoding MFS transporter: protein MANQADANKKSVIVISLLTAACLLGDSMLYVVLPIHWQDVGLASLWEVGILLSVNRIVRLPLNPLVSWLYGRISSRSGLTFAAILAVCTTFSYAFVQGFVLWLILRCIWGLAWTFLRLGAYFTILEVTGENNRGHYMGMYNGLYRLGSLVGMLTGGFLADRYGVGVTAILFGFMTFLAIPFTFQLFACPSGHAPDTNKSLDVSALINANVLWTLLTGLFIAMVYQGTFTATLSYLIQVHNSSPILLFGTTIGAASLAGTLQALRWGWEPWLAPLSGKLSDGKYSRNTILTATLILAAVSFSLLPLPLPLEWWLLLILIILLTATVLTTIIDAIACDVAFCSPPKTFMSAYSFAIDIGAALGPLAGYTLNDLSGPYAVYWAIAGGLSIFAVRWLIWPISIYKK from the coding sequence TTGGCTAACCAGGCGGATGCAAATAAAAAATCCGTTATTGTCATTTCTTTACTTACAGCGGCATGCCTGCTCGGCGACTCCATGTTATACGTCGTTTTGCCGATACACTGGCAGGACGTAGGGCTGGCTTCCTTATGGGAAGTAGGTATTCTGTTATCAGTCAACCGCATTGTACGACTGCCTTTAAATCCTCTGGTCAGTTGGCTCTATGGCAGGATAAGCAGCCGGAGCGGCCTTACTTTCGCGGCAATACTGGCTGTTTGCACAACCTTTTCCTATGCGTTTGTACAAGGGTTCGTACTTTGGCTGATTTTGCGGTGTATATGGGGACTCGCCTGGACTTTTTTACGCTTAGGCGCTTATTTTACCATCCTTGAAGTAACTGGCGAAAATAATCGAGGCCATTACATGGGTATGTATAACGGCCTCTATCGTTTAGGGAGCCTGGTAGGTATGCTGACAGGAGGCTTTCTCGCTGACCGCTATGGTGTTGGCGTTACAGCCATATTGTTCGGATTTATGACCTTTTTGGCAATTCCCTTCACCTTTCAGTTGTTTGCCTGTCCAAGCGGCCATGCGCCGGACACAAACAAGTCCCTGGATGTATCAGCCCTCATCAACGCAAATGTGCTTTGGACTCTGCTGACTGGGCTGTTTATCGCCATGGTCTATCAAGGAACATTTACGGCGACGCTGAGCTATTTGATCCAGGTTCATAACTCTTCCCCCATCTTGCTCTTCGGCACCACGATCGGCGCTGCATCTCTGGCCGGTACTCTGCAAGCTTTGCGTTGGGGGTGGGAACCTTGGCTGGCCCCATTGTCCGGTAAACTATCCGACGGCAAATACAGTCGCAACACCATATTAACTGCAACCCTTATCCTCGCTGCCGTATCATTCTCCCTGCTCCCTTTGCCATTGCCCTTAGAATGGTGGCTGCTGCTTATTCTTATTATTCTCCTGACGGCAACGGTTCTCACAACGATTATCGACGCTATTGCCTGTGATGTCGCCTTTTGTTCTCCTCCCAAAACTTTTATGTCGGCGTATTCCTTCGCCATTGATATTGGCGCCGCCTTGGGACCGTTGGCCGGATATACGCTCAATGATCTATCCGGCCCCTATGCTGTTTATTGGGCAATCGCCGGCGGTCTGTCCATATTTGCAGTAAGGTGGCTGATCTGGCCAATCAGCATTTACAAGAAATAA
- a CDS encoding MBL fold metallo-hydrolase — MNDKVIIQFLGSGDAFGSGGRLQTCILISGQTQFLIDCGASSMISINQYKVDPNSISTIFLSHLHGDHAGGIPFFVLDAQLNRKRTQPLTIAGPPGTSDWYPRIMEASFPGSSIVERKFPVTIKELEPGKADTVNGISVTPFPVSHGATLTSLALRIGFQGKLITYSGDTEWTDSLFAAAHEAALFIAEAYFFEKKVRNHMDYMTLKEHWHELNAQRIIFTHMNNDMLDKLRGVDIETASDGKIVEI, encoded by the coding sequence ATGAATGATAAAGTAATCATTCAGTTTCTAGGTTCGGGAGATGCTTTTGGCAGCGGTGGAAGGCTGCAAACCTGCATCCTGATTTCAGGCCAAACCCAGTTTTTGATCGATTGTGGTGCATCTTCAATGATCTCGATAAATCAATACAAAGTCGACCCGAATAGTATCTCTACTATTTTTCTTTCCCACCTGCACGGCGATCACGCCGGCGGCATTCCGTTCTTTGTCCTGGATGCGCAACTAAACCGCAAACGGACACAGCCTCTCACAATCGCAGGACCGCCAGGAACGTCCGACTGGTATCCCCGAATCATGGAAGCCTCGTTCCCCGGCTCGTCCATCGTAGAGAGGAAGTTTCCAGTAACGATCAAGGAACTTGAGCCGGGCAAGGCGGATACCGTCAATGGGATCAGTGTCACGCCTTTCCCCGTATCGCACGGGGCGACGTTGACCTCGCTTGCACTGAGAATAGGTTTTCAGGGAAAATTGATTACCTATTCCGGGGATACGGAGTGGACAGATTCATTGTTTGCTGCGGCTCATGAGGCTGCTCTCTTTATCGCGGAAGCCTATTTCTTCGAGAAAAAAGTAAGAAATCACATGGACTACATGACGCTCAAAGAGCACTGGCACGAATTGAATGCACAGAGAATCATCTTTACTCACATGAACAACGACATGCTGGACAAGCTCCGCGGCGTCGATATCGAAACAGCCAGTGACGGAAAAATAGTAGAAATCTGA
- a CDS encoding NUDIX hydrolase, which produces MQQRFYFCPKCGGKLSCLPYDQRERLTCESCHFIMYENPIVGVAGILIQEDRILLGRRSQSSTYPGLWCIPCGYVEYEEEVREALKREFGEETGLRIEPQNVFAVLSNFHNPACHTVGIWFIVTQTGGSLTAGDDLDQAAFFSLDAIPPLAFPTDATVIDMLAKGRKIGEFSVAGK; this is translated from the coding sequence ATGCAACAACGGTTTTATTTTTGCCCAAAGTGCGGCGGGAAGCTTTCCTGTTTGCCCTACGATCAGCGGGAGAGACTAACCTGCGAAAGTTGTCATTTTATCATGTATGAGAACCCGATTGTCGGAGTAGCCGGTATTTTAATCCAGGAAGACCGGATATTGCTTGGGCGACGGTCACAGTCATCGACTTATCCCGGCCTTTGGTGCATACCCTGCGGCTACGTGGAATATGAGGAAGAAGTGCGGGAAGCTCTGAAACGCGAGTTCGGGGAAGAAACAGGCTTGCGCATTGAACCGCAAAATGTGTTCGCTGTGCTATCCAACTTCCATAATCCCGCCTGCCACACAGTCGGAATTTGGTTTATCGTCACTCAAACGGGCGGCAGTCTTACCGCCGGGGATGATCTGGACCAAGCGGCATTTTTTTCTCTCGACGCTATTCCGCCCCTGGCTTTTCCCACCGATGCCACAGTGATTGACATGCTGGCAAAAGGGCGCAAAATAGGGGAATTCTCCGTCGCCGGTAAATAG